From a region of the Streptacidiphilus albus JL83 genome:
- a CDS encoding FadR/GntR family transcriptional regulator yields the protein MALTSPRREPLADQVIAQLRTQITSGEWPVGSRIPTEVELVEQLGVARNTVREAVRALAHNGLLDIRQGSGTYVLATSELAGVMHRRFADADPEQVTELRLALEAAAARLAATRRTAPDLKLLDTALARREDAWRSGDVEDFIQTDAAFHQAVMAAAHNEVISALYADLGEVLRTELRLTVGPVLVEQRYVSHDGILEAIRAGDGEKASLEAVVALTSCRG from the coding sequence ATGGCGCTGACCTCGCCCAGGCGCGAGCCCCTGGCCGACCAGGTGATCGCGCAACTGCGTACCCAGATCACCTCCGGCGAGTGGCCGGTGGGTTCACGGATCCCGACCGAGGTCGAGCTGGTCGAGCAGTTGGGCGTCGCCCGCAACACCGTCCGCGAGGCCGTCCGGGCGCTGGCCCACAACGGGCTGCTGGACATCCGCCAGGGGTCGGGGACGTACGTCCTGGCCACCAGCGAGCTGGCCGGGGTGATGCACCGGCGCTTCGCCGACGCCGACCCGGAACAGGTCACCGAGCTGCGGCTGGCGCTGGAGGCCGCCGCCGCCCGGCTCGCCGCGACCCGCCGGACCGCCCCCGACCTCAAGCTGCTCGACACCGCGCTGGCCCGCCGGGAGGACGCCTGGCGCTCCGGCGACGTCGAGGACTTCATCCAGACCGACGCGGCCTTCCACCAGGCGGTGATGGCCGCCGCCCACAACGAGGTGATCTCCGCGCTCTACGCCGACCTCGGCGAAGTGCTGCGCACCGAGCTGCGACTGACGGTCGGTCCGGTCCTGGTGGAGCAGCGCTACGTCAGCCACGACGGCATCCTCGAAGCCATCCGGGCCGGCGACGGCGAGAAGGCCTCGCTGGAGGCCGTGGTCGCGCTGACCAGCTGCCGCGGCTGA
- a CDS encoding ricin-type beta-trefoil lectin domain protein has protein sequence MTALPRSDTTRNRRRRLRRTAFVGALAPIAAMISMVTFSATPASADTVPSAPSGWSTVFSDDFSGAAGTAPNSANWIYDTGPGSNFGTGEIETMTNSTNNVHLDGNGHLDITAIGSGSNWTSGRIQTPTADVGAPAGGELEVTASIEQPSPASGTGYWPAFWMLGPGQWPENGEIDILEDVNALSEHSGTFHCGTDPGGPCNETDGLGSGLQSCSGCQSGYHTYTAIVNRTNTSDESITWYLDGSQFYSVSESQVGTATWQAAVDHNFSIIFDLAMGGGYPNGVCGCTSPTSATTSGGTMSVAYVAAYETTGSGGGGGTTGSTGPITGYGGLCIDDRSASTADYNPVQVYTCNGTAAQQWTVVQAGSTLHVLGKCLDIDAGGTADGTLVDLYDCNDTGAQVWEPQSDGALYNPQSGKCLDDTNWSTTPGTQLQIWDCSGNANQAWNLP, from the coding sequence ATGACCGCACTACCGCGCAGCGACACCACCAGGAACAGGCGCCGTCGGCTGCGGCGCACCGCATTCGTCGGCGCGCTCGCGCCGATCGCCGCGATGATCTCCATGGTGACCTTCTCGGCCACGCCCGCCAGCGCCGACACCGTGCCCTCCGCGCCCTCGGGCTGGTCCACGGTGTTCAGCGACGACTTCAGCGGCGCCGCCGGCACCGCGCCCAACTCGGCGAACTGGATCTACGACACCGGCCCCGGCTCGAACTTCGGCACCGGCGAGATCGAGACCATGACCAACTCCACCAACAACGTCCACCTGGACGGCAACGGCCACCTGGACATCACGGCCATCGGCTCGGGCAGCAACTGGACCTCCGGCCGGATCCAGACGCCCACCGCCGATGTCGGCGCCCCGGCCGGCGGCGAGTTGGAGGTCACCGCCTCCATCGAGCAGCCCAGCCCGGCGAGCGGGACCGGCTACTGGCCCGCCTTCTGGATGCTGGGACCGGGCCAGTGGCCCGAGAACGGCGAGATCGACATCCTGGAGGACGTCAACGCCCTCTCCGAGCACTCCGGGACCTTCCACTGCGGCACCGACCCGGGCGGTCCGTGCAACGAGACGGACGGGCTGGGCAGCGGGCTCCAGTCGTGTTCGGGCTGCCAGAGCGGTTACCACACCTACACCGCGATCGTGAACCGCACCAACACCAGCGACGAGTCCATCACCTGGTACCTCGACGGCAGCCAGTTCTACTCGGTGAGCGAGAGCCAGGTGGGCACCGCGACCTGGCAGGCGGCGGTCGACCACAACTTCTCGATCATCTTCGACCTGGCCATGGGCGGCGGCTACCCCAACGGCGTCTGCGGCTGCACCTCGCCGACCAGTGCGACCACCTCCGGCGGCACCATGAGCGTGGCCTACGTCGCCGCCTACGAGACCACCGGCAGCGGTGGTGGTGGTGGGACCACCGGGAGCACCGGTCCGATCACCGGCTACGGCGGCCTCTGCATCGACGACCGCTCGGCGAGCACCGCCGACTACAACCCGGTCCAAGTCTACACCTGCAACGGTACGGCGGCCCAGCAGTGGACCGTGGTGCAGGCCGGCAGCACCCTCCACGTCCTCGGCAAGTGCCTGGACATCGACGCCGGCGGCACCGCCGACGGGACGCTGGTGGACCTCTACGACTGCAACGACACCGGCGCCCAGGTCTGGGAGCCGCAGTCGGACGGGGCGCTGTACAACCCGCAGTCGGGCAAGTGCCTGGACGACACCAACTGGTCGACCACCCCGGGCACCCAGCTCCAGATCTGGGACTGCAGCGGCAACGCCAACCAGGCGTGGAACCTCCCCTGA
- a CDS encoding DUF3099 domain-containing protein, producing MGTSKTAGSKDSGRFRNRFGSGAKAVRITGARSSLTEDVRGRQRRYMVSMAVRTLCVILAIVLWDESRIVAVVALVAGTLLPYLAVVYANAGRESAPNLPDTFVGHQPPPMITPGPTVPAQGPAPSPTQPG from the coding sequence ATGGGGACGTCGAAGACTGCGGGATCGAAAGACAGCGGCAGGTTCAGGAACAGGTTCGGCAGCGGCGCGAAGGCCGTGCGGATCACCGGCGCCCGGTCGAGCCTGACCGAGGACGTGCGCGGGCGGCAGCGCCGCTACATGGTCTCGATGGCAGTGCGCACCCTGTGCGTGATCCTGGCGATCGTGCTCTGGGACGAGTCCCGGATCGTCGCCGTCGTCGCGCTGGTGGCGGGAACCCTGCTGCCGTACCTGGCGGTGGTCTACGCCAACGCCGGACGCGAGAGCGCGCCGAACCTGCCGGACACCTTCGTCGGCCACCAGCCGCCCCCGATGATCACCCCCGGCCCCACCGTCCCGGCCCAGGGCCCGGCCCCCAGCCCGACCCAGCCGGGCTGA
- a CDS encoding SGM_5486 family transporter-associated protein, translated as MPYLEPNPTGGNKKLLQMFGLIGGIMVVISIIATIASWTG; from the coding sequence ATGCCTTATCTCGAGCCCAACCCCACCGGGGGAAACAAGAAGCTCCTTCAGATGTTCGGCCTGATCGGCGGCATCATGGTGGTCATCTCGATCATCGCCACGATCGCCTCCTGGACCGGCTGA
- a CDS encoding metallopeptidase TldD-related protein, which yields MADQNRRANAPHQLVERTLELSRTDGCVVIADEESSANLRWAGNALTTNGVTRGRTLTVIATVDGQQGTAAGVVSREAVTTGELESLVRAAEAAARAAGPAEDAMPLVQPAGPAPADFTAAPDATSIDVFADFAPALGESFARARKSGRLLYGFAHHQVTSSYLGSSTGLRLRHDQPTGTLELNAKTADLGASAWAGAATRDFRDVDPAAMEEQLAQRLGWAQRSIDLPAGRYETLLSPSALADLMVCLSWATGGRDAVEGRTVFSRPGGGTRLGERLSPLPLRLHSDPAHPGLEAAPFALEHASGGDSSVFDNGLPLGPTDWIRDGELTNLLTTRHSAGLTGLPVRPAVDNLILESGSRESGGPDAGGSASMEELIARTERGLLLTCLWYIREVDPASLLLTGLTRDGVYLVEDGEVKGAVNNFRFNESPVDLLGRITEVGRTERCLPREWSDWFTRAAMPPVRVADFNMSSVSKAS from the coding sequence ATGGCTGATCAGAACCGTCGGGCGAACGCCCCGCACCAACTCGTCGAGCGCACCCTGGAGCTGTCCCGGACGGACGGCTGCGTCGTCATCGCCGACGAGGAGTCCAGCGCCAACCTGCGCTGGGCCGGCAACGCGCTCACCACCAACGGCGTGACCCGGGGCCGCACCCTCACCGTGATCGCCACGGTGGACGGGCAGCAGGGCACCGCCGCCGGGGTGGTCTCCCGCGAGGCGGTGACCACGGGCGAGCTGGAGTCGCTGGTGCGCGCCGCCGAGGCGGCGGCCCGCGCGGCCGGTCCGGCCGAGGACGCGATGCCGCTGGTGCAGCCCGCCGGACCGGCCCCGGCCGACTTCACCGCCGCGCCGGACGCCACCTCCATCGACGTCTTCGCGGACTTCGCCCCCGCCCTCGGCGAGTCCTTCGCCCGCGCCCGGAAGAGCGGACGGCTGCTCTACGGCTTCGCCCACCACCAGGTCACCTCCAGCTACCTCGGCAGCTCGACCGGGCTGCGGCTGCGGCACGACCAGCCGACCGGGACGCTGGAGCTCAACGCCAAGACCGCCGACCTGGGCGCCTCCGCCTGGGCCGGCGCGGCGACCCGGGACTTCCGCGACGTCGACCCGGCCGCGATGGAGGAGCAGCTGGCGCAGCGGCTCGGCTGGGCGCAGCGCAGCATCGACCTGCCGGCCGGACGCTACGAGACGCTGCTGTCGCCGTCCGCACTGGCCGACCTGATGGTCTGCCTGAGCTGGGCGACCGGCGGGCGGGACGCGGTCGAGGGCCGGACCGTCTTCTCCCGTCCCGGCGGCGGGACCAGGCTGGGCGAGCGGCTCTCGCCGCTGCCGCTGCGGCTGCACAGCGACCCGGCCCACCCCGGCCTGGAGGCCGCGCCGTTCGCGCTGGAGCACGCCTCCGGCGGGGACTCCTCGGTCTTCGACAACGGGCTGCCGCTCGGACCCACCGACTGGATCCGCGACGGTGAGCTGACCAACCTGCTGACCACCCGCCACTCCGCCGGGCTGACCGGGCTGCCGGTGCGTCCCGCGGTGGACAATCTCATCCTGGAGAGCGGAAGCCGGGAGAGCGGAGGCCCGGACGCCGGGGGCAGCGCCTCGATGGAGGAGCTGATCGCCCGGACCGAGCGCGGGCTGCTGCTGACCTGCCTCTGGTACATCCGCGAGGTCGACCCGGCCTCGCTGCTGCTGACCGGCCTCACCCGGGACGGCGTCTACCTGGTGGAGGACGGCGAGGTGAAGGGGGCGGTGAACAACTTCCGCTTCAACGAGTCCCCGGTGGACCTGCTGGGCCGGATCACCGAGGTCGGGCGGACCGAGCGCTGCCTGCCGCGCGAGTGGAGCGACTGGTTCACCCGGGCGGCGATGCCGCCGGTCCGGGTCGCCGACTTCAACATGAGCTCGGTCAGCAAGGCGTCCTGA
- a CDS encoding SixA phosphatase family protein codes for MSVDTSRRIIVLRHAKADWPSVADHERPLADRGRRDAPAAGRWLAGTGIVPDLVLCSTAARTRETWKLFAHELPTRPRTVYEERLYEAAPGQLIEVLQEVPEDVATVLLVGHNPGVQGLTEVLAGEHEGETLPELRSTGFPTAAVAVLAVEGPWKALEPGVARLTTFVTPKDLPED; via the coding sequence ATGAGCGTCGATACGTCCCGCAGGATCATCGTCCTCCGACACGCCAAGGCCGACTGGCCCTCGGTGGCCGACCACGAACGGCCCCTGGCGGATCGCGGCAGGAGGGATGCCCCAGCCGCCGGGCGCTGGCTGGCCGGCACCGGCATCGTCCCCGACCTGGTGCTGTGCTCCACCGCCGCGCGCACCCGGGAGACCTGGAAGCTCTTCGCCCACGAGCTGCCGACCCGCCCACGCACGGTCTACGAGGAGCGCCTCTACGAGGCCGCCCCCGGACAGCTGATCGAGGTCCTCCAGGAGGTCCCTGAGGACGTCGCCACGGTGCTGCTGGTCGGCCACAACCCGGGCGTCCAGGGCCTCACCGAGGTCCTGGCCGGCGAGCACGAGGGCGAGACCCTGCCGGAGCTGCGCAGCACCGGCTTTCCCACGGCGGCCGTGGCGGTCCTGGCCGTCGAAGGCCCCTGGAAGGCACTGGAGCCGGGCGTGGCCCGGCTCACCACCTTCGTCACCCCGAAGGACCTGCCCGAGGACTGA
- the fabG gene encoding 3-oxoacyl-[acyl-carrier-protein] reductase, which produces MSRSVLVTGGNRGIGLAIARAFAEAGDKVAVTYRSGEPPEGLLGVRCDITDAEQVDQAFKEVEAAHGPVEVLVANAGVTRDTLLLRMTEEDFTSVLDTNLTGAFRVVKRASKLMMRARKGRVVLISSVVGLTGSPGQANYAASKAGLVGFARSLARELGPRNITVNVVAPGFVDTDMTAVLSAERRAEIVAGVPLGRYADPAEIASTVRFLSSDEAAYITGAVIPVDGGLGMGH; this is translated from the coding sequence TTGAGCCGCTCGGTTCTCGTCACCGGAGGCAATCGGGGCATCGGCCTCGCCATCGCCCGCGCCTTTGCCGAGGCCGGCGACAAGGTCGCCGTCACCTACCGCTCGGGCGAGCCCCCGGAGGGCCTCCTCGGCGTCCGGTGCGACATCACCGACGCCGAGCAGGTGGACCAGGCGTTCAAGGAGGTCGAGGCGGCCCACGGTCCGGTGGAGGTCCTGGTCGCCAACGCCGGCGTCACCAGGGACACCCTGCTGCTCCGGATGACCGAGGAGGACTTCACCTCCGTCCTGGACACCAACCTCACCGGCGCGTTCCGGGTCGTCAAGCGCGCCTCGAAGCTGATGATGCGGGCCCGCAAGGGCCGCGTGGTCCTGATCTCCTCGGTGGTCGGGCTGACCGGCTCGCCGGGGCAGGCCAACTACGCCGCGTCCAAGGCCGGCCTGGTGGGCTTCGCCCGCTCGCTGGCCCGGGAGCTCGGCCCGCGCAACATCACCGTCAACGTGGTCGCCCCCGGCTTCGTCGACACCGACATGACCGCCGTGCTCAGCGCCGAGCGCCGCGCCGAGATCGTCGCGGGCGTGCCGCTCGGCCGCTACGCCGATCCCGCCGAGATCGCGTCCACCGTGCGTTTCCTCTCCTCGGACGAGGCCGCATACATCACTGGAGCCGTCATTCCCGTCGACGGCGGATTGGGCATGGGTCACTGA
- the fabI gene encoding enoyl-ACP reductase FabI, with protein sequence MSGILEGKRILVTGVLMESSIAFQVAKLAQEQGAEIILTAFPRPTLTERIAKKLPRPTKVLELDVTNQEHLDSLAENVRAELGGLDGVVHSIGFAPQDALGGNFLNTPWESVATAVQVSAFSLKSLTMACLPLMEEGGSVVGLTFDATIAWPQYDWMGPAKAALESTSRYLARDLGKQNIRCNLVSAGPIKSMAAKSIPGFDTLAETWDGRSPLSWDVTDPEPAGRGVVALLSDWFPKTTGEIVHVDGGLHAIGA encoded by the coding sequence ATGAGTGGAATTCTCGAGGGCAAGCGCATCCTCGTCACCGGCGTGCTGATGGAGTCCTCCATCGCGTTCCAGGTGGCGAAGCTGGCACAGGAGCAGGGCGCGGAGATCATCCTCACCGCGTTCCCGCGTCCCACCCTGACCGAGCGCATCGCCAAGAAGCTCCCCAGGCCCACCAAGGTGCTGGAGCTCGACGTCACCAACCAGGAGCACCTGGACAGCCTGGCGGAGAACGTTCGGGCCGAGCTCGGCGGTCTGGACGGGGTCGTCCACTCCATCGGCTTCGCCCCGCAGGACGCCCTCGGCGGCAACTTCCTGAACACCCCCTGGGAGTCGGTGGCCACCGCCGTCCAGGTCTCGGCCTTCTCGCTGAAGTCGCTGACCATGGCCTGCCTGCCGCTGATGGAGGAGGGCGGCTCGGTCGTCGGTCTGACCTTCGACGCCACCATCGCCTGGCCGCAGTACGACTGGATGGGCCCGGCGAAGGCCGCGCTGGAGTCCACCTCCCGCTACCTCGCCCGCGACCTCGGGAAGCAGAACATCCGCTGCAACCTGGTCTCGGCCGGCCCGATCAAGTCGATGGCTGCCAAGTCCATCCCCGGCTTCGACACCCTGGCCGAGACCTGGGACGGTCGCTCCCCGCTGAGCTGGGACGTCACCGACCCCGAGCCGGCCGGTCGCGGCGTCGTCGCGCTGCTCTCGGACTGGTTCCCGAAGACCACCGGCGAGATCGTCCACGTCGACGGCGGCCTGCACGCCATCGGCGCCTGA
- a CDS encoding MFS transporter has protein sequence MSVPETSSPAVPEAPAPQSAPQSAPQSEPQPAPQSAAGPAAPLRGRWLLVAAVAVAAFNLRPTVAALGPMLDQVRTSLHMSGAVAGLLTALPSLCFALVGLLAPRVARRFGPSATVCTGMAAVALGLAARALAPGSAVFLLLSALALAGIAVTNVLMPVLVKRYFPDRVGSMTGLYSMSLSVGTAVAAGFAVPLTGVLGGNWRVGLGVWSLAAVVALLLWLAQLALTRRRDGLAPAAPAATTGLRITRSRTAWALAVFFGLQATAAYTTMGWLPQIFQDSGISATESGVLLAVTMAVSAPLAFVIPALATRRPDQGYLVLLLAACGFGAYAGLAFAPAAAPWAWAVLAGFSNAAFPLTLAMIGLRARSSEGVAKLSAFAQGVGYLLSVPGPILIGVLYQREHGWYWPLALLAVLLLAQAVVGLRAGRPCRIEDELAAAAPAAAGAGAGAGAARAR, from the coding sequence ATGTCTGTCCCGGAGACCTCTTCCCCCGCCGTCCCCGAAGCGCCCGCGCCGCAGTCCGCGCCGCAGTCCGCGCCGCAGTCCGAGCCGCAACCCGCGCCGCAGTCCGCAGCCGGGCCGGCCGCGCCGCTGCGCGGCCGCTGGCTGCTGGTCGCGGCGGTCGCCGTGGCCGCCTTCAACCTGCGCCCGACCGTGGCCGCGCTCGGTCCGATGCTCGACCAGGTCAGGACGAGCCTGCACATGAGCGGCGCCGTGGCCGGCCTGCTCACCGCGCTGCCCTCGCTCTGCTTCGCCCTGGTCGGCCTGCTCGCACCCCGCGTCGCCCGCCGGTTCGGTCCCTCGGCGACCGTCTGCACCGGCATGGCCGCCGTCGCCCTCGGCCTGGCCGCCCGCGCCCTCGCCCCCGGCAGCGCCGTCTTCCTGCTGCTCAGCGCGCTCGCCCTGGCCGGGATCGCGGTCACCAACGTGCTGATGCCGGTGCTGGTCAAGCGCTACTTCCCGGACCGCGTCGGCAGCATGACCGGGCTCTACTCGATGTCGCTGTCGGTCGGCACCGCCGTGGCGGCCGGCTTCGCGGTGCCGCTGACCGGCGTGCTCGGCGGCAACTGGCGGGTCGGCCTCGGCGTCTGGTCGCTGGCCGCCGTGGTCGCGCTGCTGCTGTGGCTGGCCCAGTTGGCGCTCACCCGCCGCCGCGACGGCCTCGCGCCCGCCGCCCCGGCCGCGACGACCGGGCTGCGGATCACCCGCAGCCGTACCGCCTGGGCGCTCGCCGTCTTCTTCGGCCTCCAGGCCACCGCCGCTTACACCACCATGGGCTGGCTGCCGCAGATCTTCCAGGACTCCGGGATCTCGGCCACCGAGTCGGGCGTGCTGCTCGCCGTCACCATGGCGGTCAGCGCACCGCTCGCCTTCGTCATCCCGGCGCTCGCCACCCGCCGCCCGGACCAGGGGTACCTGGTGCTGCTGCTCGCCGCCTGCGGCTTCGGCGCCTACGCCGGACTGGCCTTCGCCCCCGCCGCCGCCCCCTGGGCCTGGGCGGTCCTGGCCGGCTTCTCCAATGCCGCCTTCCCGCTGACGCTCGCCATGATCGGCCTGCGGGCCCGGAGCAGCGAGGGGGTGGCCAAGCTCTCCGCCTTCGCCCAGGGGGTCGGCTACCTGCTCTCGGTGCCGGGGCCGATCCTGATCGGCGTCCTCTACCAGCGCGAGCACGGCTGGTACTGGCCGCTGGCGCTGCTCGCCGTGCTGCTGCTGGCCCAGGCCGTGGTCGGGCTGCGCGCAGGCCGGCCGTGCCGGATCGAGGACGAGCTCGCAGCGGCGGCACCGGCGGCGGCCGGAGCCGGGGCCGGAGCCGGGGCCGCGCGGGCAAGGTAA
- a CDS encoding TldD/PmbA family protein: MPDTPSSPTSAALDPEFLALPLRALADAALARARSLGASHADFRLERVRSASLRLRDGRPSGSSDTLQLGYAVRVVHRGAWGFAAGVELTQDAVARVAGQAVAVARISAGISAASGTEDLVELAEEPVHGDVGWVSAYEVNPFDVPDAEKSALLADWSGRLLAADGVSHVSASLQTVQENKFYADTAGTTTTQQRVRIHPELEAVSVDERSGSFDSMRTLAPPAGRGWEYLTSGHSWDWEGELAEIPTLLAEKMQAPSVRAGRYDLVIHPSNLWLTIHESIGHATELDRALGYEAAYAGTSFATFDQLGSLRYGSDLMQVTGDRTTPHGLATIGYDDEGVSTQSWDLVRNGTLVGYQLDRRMAKLKGLGRSNGCAFADSPAHVPVQRMANVSLQPAEGGPDTAGLIADVEDGVYVVGDRSWSIDMQRYNFQFTGQRFYAIRNGKLAGQLKDVAYQATTTDFWGSMEAVGGPQTYVLGGAFNCGKAQPGQIAAVSHGCPSALFRSVNVLNTQQEAGH, encoded by the coding sequence ATGCCGGACACACCCTCGTCCCCGACCTCGGCGGCCCTGGACCCGGAGTTCCTGGCGCTGCCGCTGCGCGCCCTCGCCGACGCCGCGCTGGCCCGGGCCCGTTCGCTGGGCGCCAGCCATGCCGACTTCCGCCTGGAGCGGGTCCGCAGCGCCTCGCTGCGGCTGCGCGACGGCCGTCCGTCCGGCAGCTCGGACACCCTCCAGCTCGGCTATGCCGTGCGGGTGGTGCACCGGGGCGCCTGGGGCTTCGCGGCCGGGGTCGAGCTGACCCAGGACGCGGTCGCCCGGGTGGCCGGCCAGGCGGTCGCCGTGGCCAGGATCTCGGCCGGGATCAGCGCCGCCTCCGGCACCGAGGACCTGGTCGAGCTGGCCGAGGAGCCGGTGCACGGCGACGTCGGCTGGGTCTCCGCGTACGAGGTGAACCCCTTCGACGTGCCGGACGCCGAGAAGTCCGCGCTGCTGGCGGACTGGAGCGGCCGGCTGCTGGCGGCGGACGGGGTGTCCCATGTCTCGGCCTCGCTGCAGACCGTCCAGGAGAACAAGTTCTACGCGGACACCGCCGGGACCACCACCACCCAGCAGCGGGTCAGGATCCATCCGGAGCTGGAGGCCGTCTCGGTCGACGAGCGCAGCGGCTCCTTCGACTCGATGCGCACCCTGGCGCCTCCGGCCGGACGCGGCTGGGAGTACCTGACCAGCGGTCACAGTTGGGACTGGGAGGGCGAGTTGGCCGAGATCCCGACCCTGCTCGCGGAGAAGATGCAGGCCCCGAGCGTCCGGGCGGGCCGCTACGACCTGGTGATCCACCCCTCGAACCTGTGGCTGACGATCCATGAGTCCATCGGCCACGCCACCGAGTTGGACCGGGCCCTGGGCTACGAGGCCGCCTATGCCGGCACCTCGTTCGCGACCTTCGACCAACTGGGCTCGCTGCGCTACGGATCCGACCTGATGCAGGTCACCGGCGACCGGACCACCCCGCACGGCCTGGCCACCATCGGCTACGACGACGAGGGCGTCTCCACCCAGTCCTGGGACCTGGTCCGGAACGGCACCCTGGTCGGCTACCAGCTGGACCGGCGGATGGCGAAGCTGAAGGGCCTCGGCCGCTCCAACGGCTGCGCCTTCGCGGACTCCCCGGCGCACGTCCCGGTGCAGCGGATGGCCAACGTCTCGCTCCAGCCGGCCGAGGGCGGCCCGGACACGGCCGGTCTGATCGCCGACGTCGAGGACGGCGTCTACGTCGTCGGCGACCGCTCCTGGTCGATCGACATGCAGCGCTACAACTTCCAGTTCACCGGCCAGCGCTTCTACGCCATCCGGAACGGGAAGCTCGCCGGGCAGCTGAAGGACGTCGCCTACCAGGCCACCACCACCGACTTCTGGGGCTCGATGGAGGCCGTGGGCGGACCGCAGACCTACGTCCTCGGCGGCGCCTTCAACTGCGGCAAGGCCCAGCCCGGTCAGATCGCCGCCGTCTCCCACGGCTGCCCCTCGGCGCTGTTCCGCTCCGTCAACGTGCTCAACACCCAGCAGGAGGCCGGTCACTGA
- a CDS encoding beta-1,3-glucanase family protein: protein MISRRTFLTASAVVLAAPAVLGPLSSGAGATGSTLTLALTNTTGSDTVYAYVTGTALNNGNALFLLQADGRTPYYPASPAADGTPLAVDCAIPLGASGSAPTSVTIPYLGGCRVWFSIGAPLQFFLNPGPGLVEPSVTNASDANIDTVWDFCELTFNGGVYANISMVDFACIPIALQLTGSAGTQTVAGLPAGGLDRICAGLTAQQAVDGAGWNQLIVTSGGANLRALSPTNGIVYNPSLLSGYFDGYLNQVWQKYTTSTLSVDTQGSWGTVTGQVVNGLLTFPGVGSFAQPSSADIFSCASGPFSVSTQEMSALVPRISAALNRTTLLTDAAQPDGENPADYYTNAQTNHYARIVHSVALDHRGYAFPYDDVGPNGGTDQSGFVSDGAPTLLTITVGAVHATGSSPLKVTASAYSATNSTGTEATADTGGGDDVGWINSSSWLRYDGVDFAGGYGNLQLRLASAVSGSDIGTVQFRLDSLTATPFATVAVSGTGGWQSWTTSSTGCSPAPSGSHTLYVTFTESVSGNFVNLNWFEFS, encoded by the coding sequence ATGATCTCCCGGAGAACCTTCCTCACCGCCTCGGCGGTCGTCCTGGCCGCCCCCGCCGTGCTGGGCCCACTCAGCAGCGGGGCCGGGGCCACCGGTTCGACACTGACCCTCGCCCTGACCAACACCACCGGCAGCGACACCGTCTACGCCTATGTCACCGGAACCGCACTCAACAACGGCAACGCCCTGTTCCTGCTCCAGGCCGACGGGCGGACGCCGTACTACCCGGCCTCACCGGCCGCCGACGGCACCCCGCTGGCCGTCGACTGCGCGATCCCGCTGGGGGCCTCGGGATCCGCGCCCACCAGCGTCACCATCCCCTATCTGGGCGGCTGCCGGGTCTGGTTCTCCATCGGCGCGCCGCTCCAGTTCTTCCTCAACCCCGGTCCCGGACTGGTCGAGCCCTCGGTCACCAACGCCTCCGACGCCAATATCGACACCGTCTGGGACTTCTGCGAACTCACCTTCAACGGCGGGGTCTACGCCAACATCAGCATGGTCGACTTCGCCTGCATCCCGATCGCGCTGCAACTCACCGGCAGTGCCGGGACCCAGACCGTGGCGGGGCTGCCGGCCGGCGGTCTCGACCGGATCTGCGCCGGGCTCACCGCCCAGCAGGCCGTGGACGGAGCGGGCTGGAACCAGCTGATCGTCACCTCGGGCGGCGCCAACCTGCGCGCGCTCAGCCCCACCAACGGCATCGTCTACAACCCGAGCCTGCTGTCCGGCTACTTCGACGGCTATCTGAACCAGGTCTGGCAGAAGTACACGACCAGCACCCTCTCGGTCGACACCCAGGGCTCCTGGGGGACCGTCACCGGTCAGGTGGTGAACGGGCTGCTGACCTTCCCCGGCGTCGGCAGCTTCGCCCAGCCCAGCAGCGCCGACATCTTCAGCTGCGCCTCCGGACCGTTCTCGGTCTCCACCCAGGAGATGAGCGCACTGGTCCCCCGGATCAGCGCGGCCCTGAACCGCACCACCCTGCTGACCGACGCCGCCCAGCCCGACGGCGAGAACCCGGCCGACTACTACACCAACGCCCAGACCAACCACTACGCCCGGATCGTCCACTCGGTGGCGCTGGACCACCGGGGATACGCCTTCCCCTACGACGACGTCGGCCCCAACGGCGGCACCGACCAGTCGGGCTTCGTCTCGGACGGCGCGCCCACCCTGCTGACCATCACGGTCGGGGCCGTCCACGCCACCGGAAGCAGCCCGCTCAAGGTCACCGCCTCCGCGTACAGCGCCACCAACAGCACCGGCACCGAGGCCACCGCGGACACCGGCGGCGGTGACGACGTCGGCTGGATCAACAGCTCCAGCTGGCTCCGGTACGACGGTGTCGACTTCGCCGGCGGCTACGGCAACCTGCAGCTCCGGCTCGCCTCGGCGGTCTCCGGCAGCGACATCGGCACCGTCCAGTTCCGGCTGGACTCGCTGACCGCGACCCCCTTCGCCACGGTCGCGGTCAGCGGCACCGGCGGCTGGCAGTCGTGGACCACCAGCAGCACCGGCTGCTCGCCGGCGCCCAGCGGCAGCCACACCCTCTACGTCACCTTCACCGAGTCGGTCTCCGGCAACTTCGTCAACCTCAACTGGTTCGAGTTCAGCTGA